The window TGTGAATGTTAATTTTGTGGAAGAAGAATCTACTTTTTCGATTTCAATAGAAGCTATTGATACTGAGTGAATTTTTCCACTTAAGATCATATCGTAAACAAAAACGATCCTTCGGTTTTCGATTAGATCTGAAAATCTAGCTTTGTATAAGGTTTCCTTTCCATTCGGAAAACGACCGTGTAATATTTCTTCTCCACCAATTCGGAAATCTAATTTTCTTTGCACAACCGACCAGTCACCGGGGCCGATAAACCAATTTGCTTTTGCTTCTACATTACTCCATGCGGAATATACAGATTCCGGATCGGATTGATACACTCTTTCTATACTAAAAATTTCGTGAGCGATTTTCAGATTTTCCATAGTTACTTCTTCCCTTTCTCCGTTTTTTCTAAAAATTCTCCCAGTCGGTCCAAATTCCTTTCCCAGAATTTTCTACGCTGATTCAGCCAGTTTTCGATCAGTTCAAATGAATTCGTCTCTACCCTGCAAGAGCGTACTCGACCTATCTTCTGAGTCTTAATTAAACCGCTCTCTTCCAAAATTTGCACGTGTTGGACGACTGCAGCCATACTCATATCCAAAGGACTGGCAAGCTCACTTACAGAAGCTGATTTTTTGCTAAGCCTTTCTACGATATCCCTACGAGTCGGATCAGACAAAGCGTAGAAGATTCTGTCCAAAGAAGAATTGTTAAGCATTTACTTAAGTATTGGATCTTGAGAAAAATAGTCAAGTGTTTACTTAAGTATTTTTCAGGATTCTCTACAATGCAAGATGCAAAAAGTCTAAATATATTCCTTTTGT is drawn from Leptospira saintgironsiae and contains these coding sequences:
- a CDS encoding SRPBCC domain-containing protein translates to MENLKIAHEIFSIERVYQSDPESVYSAWSNVEAKANWFIGPGDWSVVQRKLDFRIGGEEILHGRFPNGKETLYKARFSDLIENRRIVFVYDMILSGKIHSVSIASIEIEKVDSSSTKLTFTEQVAFLDQTIGREGVASRKEGTLAHLIRLTDYLEKVK
- a CDS encoding ArsR/SmtB family transcription factor; amino-acid sequence: MLNNSSLDRIFYALSDPTRRDIVERLSKKSASVSELASPLDMSMAAVVQHVQILEESGLIKTQKIGRVRSCRVETNSFELIENWLNQRRKFWERNLDRLGEFLEKTEKGKK